The Brassica napus cultivar Da-Ae chromosome C7, Da-Ae, whole genome shotgun sequence genomic interval aacctttaataaaataaaaccaatcagtttgtatttttattattaacgtCTTAAGAGtttgaaagaagaagaatatgtgAAGAAGCCATCTGTTTGATCAACCGCCATATCTGGACTTGAGAGCCTCAGGTGGTTCTTCCTCCATGATCCCTGAACCTTTGCTGCTTAAATACTTTCTTATGGTTGTCCTTCGATCTCCCAAGTATGTATGATCCAGAAAGTTATTGTAAGCTTCATCTCCCAGATTCTTAGCTGCCAACACACTGGAACCACCAAGATTCATTCCCAGACGTTCATTCAAGAAACCAACTTTTAGTGCTCTGTTATCTCATATCAAGTCTGAAATGACTTGGGAGTGAGAAAGTAGAGAGTACCAGTGTCTTAGATAGAGACGACAAGGTAAGATGTCGTCCCGCCATATCTTGTCAATGTTGAATCTTCCATAGTGTTGAAAGTAAACCTCTTTGTTTCCTGCACAAAACAAATAACAAGTCATCCTATTAATAGCTTCCACTTTTAAgataatatatttagaaaagaCTGAGAAGGGTACTAACCTTTGCATCTAATCTGGAAAAACTCCTCATCACTGTATCTACCACAAAGTACCTGTTTCATGCCTCAAACACTCAAGACTTTACAAAGAGCATAAAAGTCGCTGAGGAACAAAAAGATTTGTTTAGAAACATAGACGAACCGCAGAATGGGTGAAAGGTTTGCCTTGCAATGTTTCAGGAACAACATatgtttgaagaagaagaaacataagcAAGTGTGACAAACACATTAAAGCATGTATTTGAAACTAGAGTAAAGAGGGGGAGCTAAGTGACTCACAGCAAGAAACCGGAACTCAAGCTCTCTTTGTATAAAAGCAGGAATCTGTGCGTTTTGAAATCGTCAAGAGTcctatatatttaattatatcatCAGGATTGAAATCAAAATGCTATTTCAAAGTCATACCTCAGTTTGATTAATCTCAAAGACACTAACTACAAGGTTCTCTCCTTCACAAGGCTCAACACTCAGGCTTGAGATCTCCTGTTTTCATCATCACACATTCACAAAACTCAGACTTGTTTTATCGTCTGCCTAAAAGAAGAATCTTTTTATACATCTATTATGCAAAACCCAATATGACAAttcgcttcttttttttttcattaccgAACATAGATgctgtaataattaaaaaaaaaacacaaactttaAGTATGAGAAAAAAAGACCTTAGTTTCAAGATTGGCGATGCCGCGCTCGAAGAAGATGGGAGCGGCGTGTGCGAACACTCGCCGGAAGCCTTGCAGCTTCGCGACTCTGAAATTCTCCAAATCTGGGAAAGTACTCCTCGCGCTTCTCTCTAACGAGAAACAAAAggcaatcaatcaatcaatcaatcatcgCGATGATCACGACCGATTATCATACACAAAGGGAGAAGCTTTTTAAATGTACTAACCGGAGAGAAGAGAGCCGAAGCCAGTGATGGAGATACGGTTCTCCGATGAGATGAGCTTCTCGAAATCAGATTCATCTACCAACTCCATCACCTGCGGCAGATCGGGGCTGCTGGTGTCACGGGACATGCCTTTGATTGATCGACGACGATCTTGCTTAAGTGGAGGAGAGGCGCGTGATTTGAACGTGCTAGACGGGAGCGCGTAGGAGAGAGGCAATGATGCGAGTGTGAGTGAGAGAACAGTCATTGGAGGAAGAAGACGTTAGACGTCTGAAGTGTGTCatgaaaataacatatatttaagTCCATTAACTATAATTATATGTTCCTTCtgttttagttataaaaaaaaaagagtgtttCGAAATGTAGCAATTCCTACCTttatcgaccaatcaaattatatataattagttatgattgatttaattatatCTAATCTATATATGAAATAATATCTTTtcgaaaataacaattttttctaatatttgtgtgttttaggtAAAACTACCTATATAGATTGATAATGGTAATGTGTCTAGCAATACTCGTATCATCTCCACGGCTAAAGCTTGACATTTTATctgttaaatttgatttgattcgatccaaaaatttcaaatatcagTAAATTTTCGAAACAaaccaatattaaaaattaatatatattaaaaccgAAGCAaaccacaaatattaaaattttgagaagcGGAGATCTGCTCCGATCCGACAATATgtaaatacatgtatattttgattatatttaaagttttaaatgtataaaattataaaattattattttaatatatgatttgacaaattttattcatattattatttatatagaattattacataaaaagaagataaaaaattatgacaattataatttttttcttaagttttgtgttattataattgttagctaagtttaaaaaatttataaaatatgtagattcactatttaaaaaaaatatattttatatatcatgcaaaaaaaacattttacaaaacaaatttgtaagattatttgtattagtctaaacatatgagatatccgtaagtattcgtaaatatccgcaaatatctatttatttttcggatatccgttttTCTGGATATTCGTATTTTTCTGAAACAaagcaaatcgaaaaattatatatccgtaacatacgaagcaaatcacaaatactttcAAAAACCTGAATATCCTATCTGTGCCCATCCCTACCCACGACCTAGCTTGGTCTCTTGATGATAGTGATGATGTTGACCAAGGCCATTGAGCTTCGAAACCCTCGCACATGGAGCAAACGAAACAAACTCACTATCGTATTATATCAACACTGTCATTAATCCTGATCACCCtcctagctttttttttttttttggtttaatcaCTCTCCTAGCTTTTTCATTGTTAATCCGATGTTGTTCCTTAACGTTTTAGTATAGATATGCCAATAAAGAAGAAACAATCACACCCTCTCAAATATCTGTTTCAGACCACTCCACTGAGCAATTCTAGGTTACCACTtggtattttattaattaagcTCTTGAGTCTTGATTCTCTCTCATATCCACACTTGGAACAACTTAGCCGGTTGAAATTTGGAGTAGAGGCTATATAGCCTGAACTCTTCCCAAAAATCTGTAGAGGCTTGCAAGAACCCACCACTCATGCAGCAAATCGCAAGCACGTAACGGCCCAGGCTAATCTCACACATACAGCTGGTGACAAACGCGCACAATTAGGAAcgaacaaaatttaaattcaccTCCTCTTCTAGAAGCGTCACATAgacaattaattaaaaaatattaaatttatttaaaaataactagaaaaaaagaataaaaccaAATTTAACGATGATGACACTGTTAACTAAAtcgtaaactctaaatcttaaattttaaaccataaactTCAAATCCGaaactcaaaccctaaaccttataccctaaatctcaatcctagaccctaaacccaaactatataccttaaacccaaaccataaatcttaaacccgaaccatataccctaaacataaattttagaccctaaactcaaaccttATAGCGtctaggtttagggtttgggtttagggtttacggtttcgGTTTTAAATATAAGATTTAGGGTAtacgatttgggtttagggtctagaatttggtttagggtataaggtttggatttaaagtttatggtttgagtttagggtttagggtctaggatttggtttaggatatagggtttggatttaaggtttacggtttggttttaaggtctaggatttgggtttaaagtatatggtttgggtttagggtctaggatttgagtttaaaGTATAGAATTTGGGTTTAGCTGGCGGCGTTGGCGGCGTTGTTAAaattaacattattatttttaattattttaaaataaatttattatttttaattaattatctacgTGACATTTTGATTGGTCATAGAGGATaagtgaatttaaaggttcatgGCGTCACCTCTaaggggtgaacctaagttttcTTCTTATGCCTTTCGTTCATGGCCATCATCATAACGAgataaaatgtattttacttATAGAAGAAGAAGCTTAACAATGAAAAAATCTCTTACGATTTTACACTACATACGTATGAAGAAGAAGCTTAACAACATTATCACAAACCACTAGACTCGTTTAATTACACTTATGTAGTGTAAAATCGTAAGAGATTTTTTCATTGTTAAGCTTCTTCttctataagaaaaatacattttatcttCTCGTTATGATGATGGCCATGAACGAAAGGCATAACTAATTTCAAAACTCACAACACTACAAACTAGCATATGCTAAACTAAAGTGCATGCATCACTATACAACATATATAACTAGTTTTAGGGTCAACAATGTCTGACCATTAACTAGTTAATTATCCTGAAGCAAGCTACGGATCCGCTGCAATAATGAGTTAAACCAAGGTTAAGATTATGCAACTGGAAACCCATGGtagtaatatatttttgatgaactTTTTTACATGATTCTTTGCAGGGTATTCATGTATACATCGAACATGCATATCAATGTATGCATGTAACATGTCATGGAACTATGTAACTACGCATGGCAGGGGTATCTGCTTTGGGAAGGTATTGCActcaaagaagaaaatataaagtttgTTAGGGTGTGGTCTTCATTATTATATTCTGTATCATTCTTCTCACATTTGGCATCCGATTCAACTCGACTTATTATACCTCTATTTCTGCTTTCCACAAAACACTTTGCACTACACGAAATTTCCTATTCATTATTCTTTCATTTAGCAACCCCTTCAACTCCACTATTATTCCTCGACATTGCTTTTCCTCGATAATATTTAAGGATGTTTTCTTTTAATGATTATCgttgcaaaaaaaaagtatatacattTGCAAGTGTTGTTTAATCAAAACTAGCATTCGTGTTCTACCGTCTTTTACAAAACAGTATTGGATACACTTATTCGTAGGAAATTCGTGTTTCAACTTGGCATAATATCATATCGGACAGGATATCGATCTGCCATTTATAATCCTTAACTATTATCTAATTCGTAGATATTTTTATTAACGATTcgctaaattttttttctttgaactgACGATTCATAGATATTTTGAATCCTTGTAAACTCATTTTCTTTAAAGAACAAAGGCGGAAAGATCAcaaatattcttaaaatattgGTAATAATGTATTTAATTCCCAAGTAGTAATAGTGTGGAATAAATGCATTATATATTGGACAACTCAATGAAATCATATAATGTCTACTACTATACTAAATTCTTTATCTGTTTTAAATTAGATGAGGaaaaatgttattataattaagatcattttatattctttaacaTCTACGCTTTTACGTAGTAGTGAAAATTTCCATGTTGTTTtgtaacttttttctttttctatgattatgataaaacgtttttttttaaatgtcccAAAAGTGAGCTTCCGAAGCTTACGATTCTATTCTAATTATAACTCGGGAAAAACATACATTCAGAAAAACTTCTAAGTGGACGCTTAAAAATCCTGTAATGGCATGGGCTCAGGTCCGGTGGGCTAGTCGATCACGCAAAGTGGTCGGATACTGGActatcaaaaaaagaaaaacttctaTGTAACCTAACTTGCGTATTGTGATAATCAATTGGTAAGTCACAAATTCTTAAGTCACTTTAATGCAAAAAATacattgaaacaaaaaaaaatgtttatatcaTACTAGTATCTTCTAACATTTTGATGATCATCAGTTAGTAACCCATATTtacaaatatacatttttaaaattttactcgAATAAATTCGTAACTTTGATAATATACCTAACTCTAATTACTGTCCAttggaaaatatatatgatgGACGAAGGCTGACTGTGTAAGATATTGCATGGTTGAGAAGGAAATCCATGATGAATTGCTAACTATATGTGATTTTAAAAAGTTCATGGAAACtagtttttactttatatttttcaaaattttattttcttctggtAATTCGATTTCCATGCATAAGTTATATCCCTAGACACCTACTGCGAACAATATGAATCAAAATTAACAGTGAGTATGCATAGTGGATTTGAATAATGAGTATATGTatgtttttgatatttaaaattagCATTCATTTGTATAagataattttgtaaataatctGAAATAtgtgcactacaagaaaacatattttttactagggcagtattcgttgtaaattcgtcgtaaacggggtgttacgacgaattaacgtcgaaagacgtttcgttgttaaacgtccgtcgtaacggaggtttcgtcgtaaacgactcgttacatttacgacgaaatatattcctcgtaaagcgcagggaaaggattcgtcgtaaacgccacgtaagacttcgtcgtaaaacccacgtaattgtttcgatgtaaagcacacgtaaatactttcgttgtaaatcactcgtaaacatttcgatgtaaaatcctcgtaaatatttcgatgttaatcactcgtaaacattcgatgtaaactccatgtaatgtttacgaggagtttacatcgtttcttattatattattattaattagtatataatagattttaatttatatttaatattcagaatttaaaataatttaaattttaaaacaaaatatgaaattggaaaacatatttttaaaagtcatacaataatatttaaattcataatacaaacagaaaaaaaaaaactacatattgtcgaagtagttggtggggttgctcggctgttgacgggttggatcggactcttggggatctcgtggtggcattccaagagcggctcgtctctcactcaacattctctgcataaccgggtttcccacggccatcacgtctagcaaatcctcaagagagtctaaacgaacctgctggctatccatttgagccttctggctatccatttgagccttcatctgagcagtctcttcatcccgtctcgaagtgtatgacgaagttgcccttgcaacttcgttaacagagcctataccgactatccgtcccttctttttaggagccacctataaaatcaaaacatatattaatatagttaattatgttaaaatatttaaaataatgtaaactaaaattttaagttacctcttcgaagattctgtcgacctcttgggtggacaatgtgactggtaatccatcgggagactcctgggttagttgcgtctcccgttcttcaatccgaccagccactgttcggaagagtttctcagatgcaggatccacaaaaactccgtcggatgtggcgtgagtcatcttgaataggtcagacagagaaggtaagactcccgtcttctcgaactacaaaaaaaaattaaattaaatattataaattatattaattgaatattttaaaatatatatttaaaacaaaacttacagcttctagacggactcctgcatgaggtttttgtccggttctgtgaagcatgggcaaatgaccatctttatccttcgtccttcgagaagccgagcacgaattggcctttctgatcgaagaggggtgctcccaataggcgatgaggccatcccacacatccgtcgtgagctcagtgggctttccctcatacccgtagatctcccacttgtccttccaatcagagactgtgttgcagaggcgtatctttgcctttgcaacgaattccgccttcaccctctcggtgattcccaaagaccaatgccacttttgctgaaacataaaaattttgaaaaaattacaattaataataaatattaaaaatatatatatatatttaaaagtgaaaatttaattatattttaaaatcttaccgcaaaacatttaaaccacgtgatcttaacgtgatttggtgtcttgctccagttcgggtatgccccgtcgtagtaacccttaatcgtcgccgaaacgctccggctaacacggttgttagccccaaacctgaaaaaaaaacaatttaaccgttacaaaaaaaaaattaattaaattttaaagtaataaaaattaataacttaccaataagttcctcggggtctagaacatccaaaccctcccgtccaggctgggcaagcaaatcctccaccgtatatctcgcgaagggagcatatgaaggcacacgcaaatccggatgaactgcaccttctgggacaggctcaggtgcagccgctggaggaggaggtggaggcatctgcggtggaagaggaggactcgaaaaaactctctgagaagtctgagagtctggaactgcatcggaagacgatggaccggaagaagatgtaccggagccatcgccaaacaactgggcataagtaggtgctgctggtttccgtctaggagccatctaaaaaaaatttaaataaatttaatcaattatgacgacataattaaaaaattattccgttacctaactaatcacctaaactataggattccgtcatctaactaatcacctaaactaattatctaaataatcacctaaactaattacctaactaattaataacctaaactaacttaaaaaaaaaaaaaaaaaaggagggaagagaatgtaccttagggagaggagaggagtttaggaggaatggacgaggcagcctcgtctcggcgtcccaatatataaaaaatgtttcgtcgtaaacgcgacgtaacattacgacgaagttaccaggcccgcgttttttcatttacgacgaagttactaggcccgcgttttttgatttacgacgaaattacatCGAAAcatcgtttacgacgaatttacaaggcccacgtttacgacgaagttaccaggcccgcgtttttccatttacgatgaaattacgtggaaacatcggtttacgacgattttacaacgcttaaccctaaacaccgagaatgaaatccctaaaccccaaagtcacatatcatctaacatcatattcttcttctctactactttgtgctctttctccaacttaaactctaaaaccctaaaactccaaataatttttttaaaattaacacaaatacatattatataaaacaacatttgttacacatacattaggatggtaaaaaaataatatttctttaaacatacgttacaatagagaaatacaacatcagagacatatattacatcactctaaatcgttttcgttctcatcaatattacatcactctaaatcgttttcgttctcatcactatcattacaatcatcatcgtcgcttctctcgaactcgtcttcacgtgcttcatctgtcgcatcttcgggaatatcttcatattgaaagttttgcgggtcgatcaaaaggatttcatcagttggttgttctggtacctcaacttcattgatagcgtcttcttcttgcaagggcggttcttctccagcgacaatgcgtccacgaggtgtaattttgatagcagctaaccagtttatcccggaagttcgaagccgaggataaggaaggaagcttacttgctcggcttgtgaagctaaaatgaaaggctcaaatttgttgtatcttctcccaaaattgacatccacaacaccaaatttgttataccgaatccctcggttcacaacaggatcgaaccattcacatttgaagaggacgcattttagcttcaataaccccgaaaattccacttcaataatctcctgcaagatcccgtaaaagtccgtttcacctttcacacatattccgtagttactcgttgcccgatgtctcccatactcgtatgtgtgaaaggtaaatcctcgtgtgaaatacataggtgatgtggtgacctttgcaactggaccttgaaccaattcgtgaaaccatacgggataataaggatcgtcataatcaacctgccaaaagcagttattcttaattaatattgaagtatcaaaacacttacttaattaatcaatgtatgagatatattacgtacctgtgattttaaccacttgacaaagtgcttatctttacgtgtgtccacatcagttgcagatattcctggtattgcttcttcaacttgagatacaaacatgctgcaaattaaacaaataatcaagtcatacataattaactgcaattcatataattaacattcacaaaaatatttacctttcaaagtaacgggtcactgcatcctcgcagttgagcagaatataagtgtgggcactatgtttatcctcttcacatgaccaccatacttctttcgttttaccaccaaaccgtgcaatttcgcagaaaatgtcaggaacaccatcaattggatatgatgtcggtactccaccatcatcatatcttctaggaactcttttcctcgtacgaacagttggagcaaagtagtatgatgtgaagttagatgtttcggctgtcaaacttcccgcaactattgaaccttccacctttgcaagatttcttgctttccccttcaaatgtttcatctgtcgctcatacggatacatccatccgttgtgaacaggtccacgaagcaatgcttcatacggtaggtggacaactagatgctccatgacgtcaaaaaatgaaggaggaaatatcttctccaggttgcacaatatgatcggaatgttatgatgaagttgttcgatgacttcttccttgaacgtacgtgtgctgagatctctgaaaaaagcgccgatggctgtatattgcaaaagtaatcaaattaataacatttcataacatatgtatatatattaacgttttataattacctgcaagtgcttcatggacatttgctggaaggagctcggcaaaagcaaatggaagtagtcgttgcataaacacatgacaatcatgactcttcattccggagaacttttgacctcgttcaacacatcttgacagatttgaaacataaccatcaggaaacttaacttctgatgcaacccagtcaaacaaggttgttttggcttctgatgacaaccggaagatgggaacatgaacgtttccattgctcttgatatgtaactcacttcttgagcaaatatcaggtaagtccatccttgactttttgttatcttttgtcttcccagggacgttaagtaatgtattcatgatgttctcaaaaaagttcttctcaatatgcatgacatccagattgtggcgtaagagaagatccttccaatagggtagctcccaaaatatactcttcttatgccaattgtgagacacaccatatccatcaggcatatttccaggaacatgccaatttcctccaactttaactgtttcctgagctccgtaataatcaatgtctgcttcgatctgctggccggtgagatatggaggaggaccgtctctgacaatttttttgtgccgaaacaatgtcttatttcttctgtacggatgggcaagtggaagaaagcgacgatgacagtcaaaccaacaactcttcctaccattcttcagttgaaaagcatccgtcgatccaagacaatatggacaagataatcttccatgtgttgtccagccagacaacatcccataagcagggaaatcacttatcgtccacagcagaactgctcgcatcgtaaaattgtttttcaaggaacaatcgtacgtcctcaccccttctgaccacaattgctttagctcttctatcaacggttgaagaaaaacatcaagagaccgttttggatgcttcggcccagggattaatatggtcaaaaatagaaattcttgttccatgcacatatccggcggtaaattgtacggcgtaagaatgactggccacaaagaatattgtctaccagacattccaaatggactaaatccatcgg includes:
- the LOC106449452 gene encoding uncharacterized protein LOC106449452 isoform X2 is translated as MTVLSLTLASLPLSYALPSSTFKSRASPPLKQDRRRSIKGMSRDTSSPDLPQVMELVDESDFEKLISSENRISITGFGSLLSERSARSTFPDLENFRVAKLQGFRRVFAHAAPIFFERGIANLETKEISSLSVEPCEGENLVVSVFEINQTEIPAFIQRELEFRFLAVLCGRYSDEEFFQIRCKGNKEVYFQHYGRFNIDKIWRDDILPCRLYLRHCVLAAKNLGDEAYNNFLDHTYLGDRRTTIRKYLSSKGSGIMEEEPPEALKSRYGG
- the LOC106449452 gene encoding uncharacterized protein LOC106449452 isoform X1 — encoded protein: MTVLSLTLASLPLSYALPSSTFKSRASPPLKQDRRRSIKGMSRDTSSPDLPQVMELVDESDFEKLISSENRISITGFGSLLSERSARSTFPDLENFRVAKLQGFRRVFAHAAPIFFERGIANLETKEISSLSVEPCEGENLVVSVFEINQTEIPAFIQRELEFRFLAVVPETLQGKPFTHSAVLCGRYSDEEFFQIRCKGNKEVYFQHYGRFNIDKIWRDDILPCRLYLRHCVLAAKNLGDEAYNNFLDHTYLGDRRTTIRKYLSSKGSGIMEEEPPEALKSRYGG